GTAGGAGCGGACGATATTCGATTCCGTCAGCGTGCGGCCGCTGTTTTCGCCGCGCCCGACCGGCGTCACATGCTGCGGGTCGTAGCCGACGAGCACGACGCGTGCGTTGCCGACACCGCTGCCGACGCTGACGGTGATCGCGTTACCTTTGCGAACACCGGTTACCGTCGCAGCGGTCGATCCGGCGTCCTTGGCCTCGCGAAAGGCCACTTCCGCCGCCGAGCGGTCGGAGCCGACGAACCCGACCGTGCCGTCGACGACCATCTCGGGCGTATACGAGCCGTCACCGAAGCGGTGGGCGTAGGCCGCTTGCCGTTCGGTCGCGATGTCGAGTGAATACGGGTCTTTCCAGCCGAGGTTGTTCCAGTAAGTCACATGAAATGCGAGCGGCAGCAGATCGTCGCGTTTCTGGCTCAGATCGGACAGGAATGCGTCGGCGGGCGGGCACGACGAACAGCCTTCGGATGTGAACAGTTCGACGACG
The nucleotide sequence above comes from Paraburkholderia sp. SOS3. Encoded proteins:
- a CDS encoding DUF1223 domain-containing protein yields the protein MYRRLLASLALLAALPAAAATSAPAPRPVVVELFTSEGCSSCPPADAFLSDLSQKRDDLLPLAFHVTYWNNLGWKDPYSLDIATERQAAYAHRFGDGSYTPEMVVDGTVGFVGSDRSAAEVAFREAKDAGSTAATVTGVRKGNAITVSVGSGVGNARVVLVGYDPQHVTPVGRGENSGRTLTESNIVRSYEPIGQWSGKAATFTPAAPTGEKTAVLLEAPDGRIVGAARVSNEP